A stretch of the Engraulis encrasicolus isolate BLACKSEA-1 chromosome 19, IST_EnEncr_1.0, whole genome shotgun sequence genome encodes the following:
- the zgc:154055 gene encoding myotubularin-related protein 9 isoform X2: MEFAEHIKTANVEDVVLKQPFHAPMKGTLCVTGHHLLFSDRSGDSTWQLLLLLRNIDAIEKRPAVSSGTITVKCKDLCILQLDIPGMEECLNVASSIETLSSLDSVTEMYPFFYRPSALSLDDPWGLSTPEKHYDQLGALQVKWRLSKVNSDYSVCPSYPHSVIVPECVDEQALLKAARFRQGGRFPVLSYYHQKNGMVIMRSSQPLTGANRKRCKEDELLLQAVIDGSDKGYVIDTRSTQQAHQARMTGGGFESKSCYNSWKRIHRHMEKGKVLQESLIKLVEACSDQSHNMDRWLSKLENSKWLSHVHTALSTAGLVAECVERDGHSVLVHGSEGTDTTLLVCTLAQLILDPDTRTLHGFLSLLEREWVQAGHPFQQRCARSAYSHARLRHEAPVFLLLLDCVWQLSRQFPLALQFGEPLLLRLAKEAYASDFGTFLCNNQQERCGLDLKDRTHCLFQFLLRSSVREQYINPLYESTDLAIWPSVQPQSLHLWTGLFLRWTDHTQIMEEAREEIWSIVTEHCGRS, translated from the exons ATGGAATTCGCAGAACATATTAAGACAGCAAACGTCGAGGATGTTGTGTTGAAACAACCTTTCCACGCGCCGATGAAAGGGACCCTGTGCGTAACCGGCCACCACCTTCTCTTCTCTGACAGGAGTGGAGACAGCACTTGGCAGCTGCTTTTATTGCTTAGAAACATCGATGCCATCGAGAAAAG GCCAGCTGTTTCCTCTGGCACCATAACCGTTAAGTGCAAGGACTTATGCATTCTGCAGCTGGACATCCCAGGCATGGAGGAGTGTCTGAACGTGGCCAGCTCCATCGAG ACTCTCTCCTCGCTGGACAGTGTGACAGAGATGTACCCATTCTTTTACAGGCCGTCTGCTCTCAGTCTGGACGACCCATGGGGCCTCTCTACCCCAGAGAAGCACTACGATCAGTTAGGGGCTCTG CAGGTCAAGTGGAGGCTGAGTAAAGTGAACTCGGACTACTCCGTGTGTCCCTCGTACCCGCACTCGGTCATAGTGCCCGAGTGTGTGGACGAGCAGGCACTGCTGAAGGCAGCTCGCTTTCGCCAGGGAGGACGCTTCCCCGTGCTCAGCTATTATCATCAGAAGAACGGCATG GTGATCATGCGCAGCAGCCAGCCTCTGACGGGAGCCAATAGGAAGCGCTGTAAAGAGGACGAGCTCCTCCTACAGGCTGTGATTGATGGCTCAGATAAAGGTTACGTCATTGACACCCGCTCCACCCAGCAAGCCCATCAGGCCAGGATGACGGGGGGTGGCTTTGAGTCCAAGTCCTGCTACAACTCATGGAAGAGAATTCATCGGCACATGGAAAA GGGTAAGGTGCTGCAGGAGAGCCTCATTAAGCTGGTGGAGGCGTGCAGTGATCAGTCCCACAACATGGACCGCTGGCTCAGCAAGCTGGAGAACTCCAAGTGGCTCTCGCATGTCCACACGGCACTGTCCACCGCGGGGCTGGTGGCCGAGTGTGTGGAGAG GGATGGCCACTCTGTGTTGGTGCATGGTTCTGAAGGCACTGATACCACCCTGTTGGTGTGCACACTGGCTCAGCTCATACTGGATCCGGACACACGCACTCTCCATGGCTTTCTGTCTCTGTTGGAGAGGGAATGGGTTCAG GCAGGCCACCCGTTCCAGCAGCGCTGTGCCCGCTCTGCCTACTCCCACGCCCGGCTGAGGCACGAGGCGCCCgtcttcctgctgctgctggactGCGTGTGGCAGCTGAGCCGCCAGTTCCCCCTGGCCCTGCAGTTCGGGGAGCCCCTGCTGCTCAGGCTGGCCAAGGAGGCCTACGCCTCAGACTTTGGCACCTTCCTCTGCAACAACCAACAGGAACG ATGTGGCCTTGACCTGAAGGACCGGACTCACTGCTTGTTCCAGTTCCTGCTGCGGTCCAGTGTGAGAGAGCAGTACATAAATCCACTGTATGAGTCCACAGACCTCGCTATCTGGCCCTCTGTCCAGCCCCAGTCATTGCATCTTTGGACAG GCTTATTCTTGCGGTGGACAGATCACACACAAATCATGGAGGAGGCACGAGAGGAGATCTGGAGCATTGTCACAGAGCACTGTGGTCGGAGCTGA
- the zgc:154055 gene encoding myotubularin-related protein 9 isoform X1, translating into MEFAEHIKTANVEDVVLKQPFHAPMKGTLCVTGHHLLFSDRSGDSTWQLLLLLRNIDAIEKSVENLLGYSSHTSSNFRPAVSSGTITVKCKDLCILQLDIPGMEECLNVASSIETLSSLDSVTEMYPFFYRPSALSLDDPWGLSTPEKHYDQLGALQVKWRLSKVNSDYSVCPSYPHSVIVPECVDEQALLKAARFRQGGRFPVLSYYHQKNGMVIMRSSQPLTGANRKRCKEDELLLQAVIDGSDKGYVIDTRSTQQAHQARMTGGGFESKSCYNSWKRIHRHMEKGKVLQESLIKLVEACSDQSHNMDRWLSKLENSKWLSHVHTALSTAGLVAECVERDGHSVLVHGSEGTDTTLLVCTLAQLILDPDTRTLHGFLSLLEREWVQAGHPFQQRCARSAYSHARLRHEAPVFLLLLDCVWQLSRQFPLALQFGEPLLLRLAKEAYASDFGTFLCNNQQERCGLDLKDRTHCLFQFLLRSSVREQYINPLYESTDLAIWPSVQPQSLHLWTGLFLRWTDHTQIMEEAREEIWSIVTEHCGRS; encoded by the exons ATGGAATTCGCAGAACATATTAAGACAGCAAACGTCGAGGATGTTGTGTTGAAACAACCTTTCCACGCGCCGATGAAAGGGACCCTGTGCGTAACCGGCCACCACCTTCTCTTCTCTGACAGGAGTGGAGACAGCACTTGGCAGCTGCTTTTATTGCTTAGAAACATCGATGCCATCGAGAAAAG TGTGGAAAACCTGTTGGGATACTCCAGCCACACAAGCTCAAATTTCAG GCCAGCTGTTTCCTCTGGCACCATAACCGTTAAGTGCAAGGACTTATGCATTCTGCAGCTGGACATCCCAGGCATGGAGGAGTGTCTGAACGTGGCCAGCTCCATCGAG ACTCTCTCCTCGCTGGACAGTGTGACAGAGATGTACCCATTCTTTTACAGGCCGTCTGCTCTCAGTCTGGACGACCCATGGGGCCTCTCTACCCCAGAGAAGCACTACGATCAGTTAGGGGCTCTG CAGGTCAAGTGGAGGCTGAGTAAAGTGAACTCGGACTACTCCGTGTGTCCCTCGTACCCGCACTCGGTCATAGTGCCCGAGTGTGTGGACGAGCAGGCACTGCTGAAGGCAGCTCGCTTTCGCCAGGGAGGACGCTTCCCCGTGCTCAGCTATTATCATCAGAAGAACGGCATG GTGATCATGCGCAGCAGCCAGCCTCTGACGGGAGCCAATAGGAAGCGCTGTAAAGAGGACGAGCTCCTCCTACAGGCTGTGATTGATGGCTCAGATAAAGGTTACGTCATTGACACCCGCTCCACCCAGCAAGCCCATCAGGCCAGGATGACGGGGGGTGGCTTTGAGTCCAAGTCCTGCTACAACTCATGGAAGAGAATTCATCGGCACATGGAAAA GGGTAAGGTGCTGCAGGAGAGCCTCATTAAGCTGGTGGAGGCGTGCAGTGATCAGTCCCACAACATGGACCGCTGGCTCAGCAAGCTGGAGAACTCCAAGTGGCTCTCGCATGTCCACACGGCACTGTCCACCGCGGGGCTGGTGGCCGAGTGTGTGGAGAG GGATGGCCACTCTGTGTTGGTGCATGGTTCTGAAGGCACTGATACCACCCTGTTGGTGTGCACACTGGCTCAGCTCATACTGGATCCGGACACACGCACTCTCCATGGCTTTCTGTCTCTGTTGGAGAGGGAATGGGTTCAG GCAGGCCACCCGTTCCAGCAGCGCTGTGCCCGCTCTGCCTACTCCCACGCCCGGCTGAGGCACGAGGCGCCCgtcttcctgctgctgctggactGCGTGTGGCAGCTGAGCCGCCAGTTCCCCCTGGCCCTGCAGTTCGGGGAGCCCCTGCTGCTCAGGCTGGCCAAGGAGGCCTACGCCTCAGACTTTGGCACCTTCCTCTGCAACAACCAACAGGAACG ATGTGGCCTTGACCTGAAGGACCGGACTCACTGCTTGTTCCAGTTCCTGCTGCGGTCCAGTGTGAGAGAGCAGTACATAAATCCACTGTATGAGTCCACAGACCTCGCTATCTGGCCCTCTGTCCAGCCCCAGTCATTGCATCTTTGGACAG GCTTATTCTTGCGGTGGACAGATCACACACAAATCATGGAGGAGGCACGAGAGGAGATCTGGAGCATTGTCACAGAGCACTGTGGTCGGAGCTGA
- the fam167b gene encoding protein FAM167A, which produces MMEFKELGGDDTSEGEAEDLDNVKALTEKLKLQTRRPSYLEWKERVQSRPWEENANVSKSEVTDEHACLTEVTKDENSDPTVRNICGFDTIDDALSWLRSELREMQLQDNRLARQLIRLRAEIHRIKVEQVCHRHKEMLDDATYELEECGEEDDLLCDIPMKATFALSTPLKHLGLTKMNINSRRFSLC; this is translated from the exons ATGATGGAATTTAAAGAGTTAGGCGGCGATGACACCTCAGAGGGAGAGGCGGAGGACTTGGATAACGTCAAGGCGCTCACCGAAAAGCTCAAACTGCAAACCCGCAGACCGTCATATCTTGAATGGAAGGAAAGAGTGCAGAGTCGGCCGTGGGAAGAGAATGCCAATGTGTCAAAAAGCGAAGTGACAGACGAACACGCGTGCCTCACTGAAGTCACCAAAGATGAGAATTCAGATCCAACCGTGCGCAATATCTGCGGCTTTGATACAATCGACGATGCGCTTTCTTGGCTTCGAAGTGAACTG AGGGAGATGCAGCTCCAGGACAACCGTCTGGCGCGGCAGCTGATCCGTCTGCGCGCGGAGATCCACCGCATCAAGGTGGAGCAGGTGTGCCACCGTCACAAGGAGATGCTGGACGACGCCACCTACGAGCTGGAGGAGTGCGGCGAGGAGGACGACCTGCTCTGCGACATCCCCATGAAGGCCACCTTCGCCCTGTCCACCCCTCTCAAGCACCTGGGCCTCACCAAGATGAACATCAACTCGCGACGCTTCTCACTCTGTTAA